One Campylobacter concisus DNA segment encodes these proteins:
- a CDS encoding SCO family protein, with protein MKKTLWGLIIILICAGLAMLFIKPNKYDFKALSEHGEVSLKNYNGKYKAIYFGYLYCPDVCPTTLSLVGDELNKLKRDDFELLFITLDPDRDTPENLTLMAKNFYKDADGLKMNDLPKVAKNYGVKYQKVHLKNSAMGYSVAHSSAIYLLDKDGNFYSEISNLTSENIRENLLNLIKDRP; from the coding sequence ATGAAAAAGACACTTTGGGGCTTAATAATAATCTTAATATGCGCAGGTCTTGCGATGCTTTTTATAAAGCCAAACAAGTATGATTTTAAGGCGCTTTCAGAGCATGGCGAAGTGAGTCTTAAAAACTATAACGGCAAGTATAAAGCGATATATTTTGGTTATCTTTACTGCCCCGATGTCTGCCCTACTACGCTCTCTCTTGTGGGCGATGAGCTAAATAAACTAAAAAGAGACGACTTTGAGCTACTTTTCATCACTCTTGATCCTGATCGTGACACGCCCGAAAATTTAACCCTAATGGCAAAAAATTTCTACAAAGATGCAGACGGACTAAAGATGAATGATCTACCAAAAGTTGCTAAAAACTACGGCGTAAAATACCAAAAAGTGCATCTTAAAAACTCTGCTATGGGCTACTCTGTCGCTCACAGCTCTGCTATCTATCTGCTAGATAAAGATGGGAATTTCTACAGCGAAATTTCAAATTTAACTAGTGAAAATATCAGAGAAAATCTTTTAAATTTGATAAAAGATAGACCTTAA